TGCATGGATTTAGCAGTCATGCTTACAGTTTAATAAATAAAGATAATGAACGGGTATGGGTAAAGTTCCATTTCAGGTCACAACAGGGTATAAGAAACCTCACTGACCAGGAAGCTGAAAGAGTTATTGGAATGGATCGCGAAAGCCATCAAAGAGACCTTTACGAAGCCATTGAAAAAGGCAATTTCCCAAAATGGAAAATGTATATACAGGTTATGACAGAGGAACAGGCTAACTCTATGAAGAATAACCCCTTTGATCTGACTAAAATGTGGTATAAAAAGGATTTCCCACTGATACCTGTGGGTGAATTTGAGTTAAACAAAAATCCTGAAAACTACTTTGCAGACGTGGAACAGGCTGCTTTTTCACCGGCTAACGTAGTCCCAGGAATTAGTTTTTCTCCGGACCGCATGTTGCAGGGACGTTTGTTCTCTTACGGAGACGCACAGAGGTATAGATTAGGTGTGAATCACCATCAGATACCTGTGAATTCTCCTCAGGGTGTTAAAAACTATCACAGTTTCCATAGAGACGGAAAGATGAGAGTTGATGGCAATAGAGGAAGCCAACTGAATTATGAACCCAATAGCTATGGAAACTGGAAAGATCAACCTCAATATGCACTTCCAGTTGAAAAAACAGGTTCAATAGATATCTTGAGGTATGATTTCAGAGAAGATGACAATGATTATTACACCCAGCCAGGAGAGTTGTTCAGAGCTATGACTCCTGATCAGCAGCAGGTTTTGTTTGAAAATACCGCCAGAAATATGGGCGATTCTACTCTCCAAATCAAACACAGGCACATTTACAATTGCTATCAGGCAGATCCTAAATATGGTGAGGGCGTTGCAAAAGCACTGGGGATAGACATCTCAACTGTTGATTTAAATTTGCCAGAGCGTACTTCAAGACAAGCCAATTATGAAGCAAACAATAAGCATCCTGAATTAAATCAACCTACAGAGAAAAAAGATTCAGGCAGGGAAATTGACACTAACGGCGATCCTTACATTGAACCCGAAAATGATCCGTGGCTTTTGTAACTATTAAAATTGCCATTAGCGGTACTATCAGGTCTAAGAGGAATAAACAATTTACAGGCTTGAATGTAGCTGAAATAGTTCTTAGTCCTCATAGACTTGATAATTCCTTTTTTTAATTCTTTTGGAGTATAGGGTAATGATTTGGCTTTTAATCCGTTGTTTATAACAGACACTTATATTTTTAAATTTTAGTATTGTTAATTAAACATAGCTAACTATTTATTTATATATTTCATTAAGAGGAGAATTTTATTACTTTTCATGCTATAATCAACAGCGTTAGATATCGAAAAAAGGCCTATGATCTTTCAGAATTTTTTATATTTAATGCTCCGTTTCTCATTACACAGATGATATCAATTCTCTGCCTGCCTTGGATAACATTCACGCATATCTCGCATACGGATTTCGGAAACTGGGAAAAAGCGCAGCCAATTTATATATCTAGAATTTATTTTCTAATTTTGGCTTTGTAGAAACCTATCTAAATCCAACCATACGGGACTGAAGGTAAGTAATTAAACATCGATCAGTATATTCATTTCAGATCGATAGAGATACTTTACTTCTGATGATTTCTACAAAGCCCTAATTTTAGAGTCTGCCTAATAATTTCAATGTTCTTGAAGTATTTTTGATTTAGTTCTTCTTTATTAAAAGCTTTCTATCAAAAATTAATTGCTTTGTCTAGAGATTTGTTCTCTCTTCTTTTTTAATAGGTCAAATATTATATTACCTAGTATGAACACAATGCCGGGAAGTATATATATGAAAAACTTTTCGAATCCAAGAGGTCGGTTCTCTGAGACTTTAAATTCATATATATTGTATGATACCAATGAGTTTGAATTTCTATCGAAAAGATATATAAATATTCTCCAATCACCTATTAATTTTTGATCTTCACTTGGTAGCTTAAATACAAAATTTAATTTATTATCACCATCTTCTGAAGAAATATCATCTTTTTTTGTCAATAAATCTTCAGGAGCGTTAATGGGAGTATTTATTTTAGGATAGACTCCTCTTATCCTTTCTAATGGATCGCAGATAAGAATTCTATATTCTGGATTTTCAATATTTTTCTTTCCTTTGTTGTTAATTGTAATAGAAAATTTTAAATCTTCTCCATATTCTATTATTTCCTTATTATTTACTTCCATCTCCACGTAATATATTGGATCAGTATTTAATAAATATAGATTTGTAGGATAAATTTCTGGCTCGGTATTGTAAATTAGATACTCCTTTTCATCAAAAGAAGGTACAGGAATATGGACGTTAAAAAGTTGGGCAATTACTGTTAGGAGCATGGCAAAATTAATGATGACGCCCCATTTGAGCCATTTTAGATTTATTTTGTCAAAGTTTTTAGCAATATCATCCTCATTTATCATAAAAACCTCTTATTATTAAACAAGAATATGACTATTTCGTTTTTATTACACTCGTTTATTTACACATTATTTAATTGATATTTTTTTGGCGCCTCATATATAAGCCAGTTAACTTTAAAGATATGCTATTAAGATCAAAAATAATAGAAAGTAATAAGAATAAGTTATAAAGCATAATGTCAATAAATGTTAAATTTTATATTAATGATATCAAAATAAATTACCTTCTCTTTGTATTGTGATAAGGCTCCACAGCCCGACTATATTGAGATAGAAAAGTGCCGCAAGATCCTAATGCGGTATCTAAGAGTATAGTTAAAATTTTTGTAACTATAAGATTTACGAATTTAAGCCAGAGTAAAATTGAGAGGAAGGGGAAGAAATAAGTAGAAGTATATATTACCCATATTGGGATATTACCCCAAGCCATACGTGTTCTCAAACTCTAGAGTTCTGATTTTGTACCTTAGATCATGTATAACAGCCTTATCGTTACCAGTCATTGAAAACAAGTACATGCCCTAAGGCGACAGGGCATAGTATTTATCAAAAAACGTACTCAAAGAAAGTGATATTGAGTTCAGAAATAAAGGGGTTTACGTCCAAAGTTCATTCAATGATTCAAGTAAATCCAAAAACTCATTTACACATCTCTTTTGAGTACTTGGTTTAAGAGTCTTCTTTGGGTATCTATTAGAATATGCGTTTGCAAACACAGCGTATAAAGATTTTTTAATCTCTTCTTTCAAGTCCTTACTTTGCAAAAATACTCTTTCCTCCCGAGTAAGATCTTTTCGTAGACCTGTTGACAAGTACTCATATATTTTTAGTTGGTCAATGACGTCTAAAATATTTATTGTGCTATCAAGAGTAGAAACGGCTAACTTTTGTTCGTCTTCAAGGTAGCCAGAACCGGAAGCTAAAGATGTAATACAAGATGCAATATCTAGATTTATTAGTTGAAGCTTACCCTTTTTTTCAATTTCTTTATCTAAAATTCCAAAACTGTATTTTGAAGGGCTAATTCTCAAAACTATAAGACCTATATCTTTCCATTTAGCTTCATCAGTTAGATCCTTAGTTTCTTTCTCTAATAATTTTTCAACATCAGTAGTAATATCATTAGCGAAAGTTGAAAACTCAATATCCTTATGCAGAATACCAATTCTAGTAGATTTAGAATATTTAGTAAAATTATACTTTGGAATACGTGAACCGTCTTTTAAATCATAATATAGTGAAATATTGTTTTCTTTTTCAAAATTTTTAATATCCTCCTCATTTTTGAAATTGCTAATTAACAGACGATCCACTACTTTATCTGTGAATTCTCCTATAGAAGAATTTGTAAGAATAAAATATACCGTAAAAAGACCAGCATCTACAGCTCTATCTAGGGTATTTATGCTTACTTTCTCAAAAATATTAATGAATGCTTTTTTAAACGCTTCAAATTTTTCTTTATTTCTTATTCTCTTAGACAAATCTTCTATCATTTTTTGTATAATTATTTGACTTGATTCATGCCATTCGCCTCGAGACAATGAGAGTACCATATATCTAAAAATCTCTTTTTCTGCGTTATCATTTTCAATTTTCTCTTTAATTTCAGATGGTTTCTCTGCTTTAAATATATCCGACAGAGTGAAAGATTCATTTGCAGCTGCTTTCTGTTCACGTAGCTTATGATATGCCATCAAAATGTATATGGAATTATGGTTTTCAGCCGCTTTCTTGCATACTTTGTCCCTAAATTTAATATCTGGATTTAGAATAATTGCCATCAGTGCGATTACATAAGCCTCTTTGATATTTCCATCTGCATCTATACTTAACGATTTATGAAGTTCTTTTGAAAAAACATCAATAAAATTAGATTCAAAATCTTTTTCGAAATCGATATTTTCTACAATATTCTCACAATGTAGTTGATTTCTCAAAGGAATTTTTTCGTCAATTAGTTTTTTAAAGTAGCCCTGAAGGAAACTGCATAGACGCAGATATAAAGACACATTGTCTGTTATCGAAAGCAGGTCAAAATTTTGAGTTCTTAACAGAATATTTTTCAGGATCTCTTCACTAAATTTGGATTCGTTTAAATCTTCGGATTTATTTGAATTAGATTTTTTGGCAAAATCTAGTTTATCTAATTCAAATAATTTTTTTTGCTAGATAATTTACTTTATTGGGATCCTGCTTGATAGATTTCCATAATCGTCCAGCTTTCTTATCTTCATTATAACAGTATATGAATAGATTCATTAATTGGATATCTAAGCAAGTTTTTTCACATATATACTCGATAATTGAGTATCTCAAGTTTTCATCATTTGAACGCTTTTTTTCAATCATTGGCTTTTTTGCTAATAGGGTAAGTTCATTGCTTTGAGCTTTCAGCCCAAAATAAGTAGTTACTATTTTTAATTTGTGGCATTCTAAGTACCACTTCTCCTGAAATTTGTGTAGCTCATCTATTTCTTTACAAGTTGGAATAAGATTGCGAACTACTTCGCATGTGTCTTTAAGTGAGCTTTTGAACTTGGTATAAATTTCGTTTATTTCCTCAATATCAGAATCAATGGAACATTTTGTCTTATCTAGTGCTTTTATATCATTATCATTTTTTTCTTGACTATCTTCATGGAATTTTTCAAAATCTATACTGAATTTACTTTTAGAATTCTGCACTGCAAAATGGATAAAAACAACTTGAAGAAAAAAATAACGAATATGCTGCCGATTTTGCAATATAAGGGAGATTGTTGGTC
This region of Methanosarcina flavescens genomic DNA includes:
- a CDS encoding catalase, producing MKGDNYKNPMDKNELGEPLPSRNQTVGETPELTTVAGAPVENNQDSMTSGRRGPLMLQDIWFLEKLAHFDREVIPERRMHAKGSGAFGTFTVTHDITNYTKAAIFSKVGKQTKMFARFSTVAGERGAADAERDIRGFALKFYTEEGNWDMVGNNTPVFFFRDPLKFPDLNHAIKRDPRTNMRSPNTNWDFWTSLPEALLQITIIMGDRGIPSSYRHMHGFSSHAYSLINKDNERVWVKFHFRSQQGIRNLTDQEAERVIGMDRESHQRDLYEAIEKGNFPKWKMYIQVMTEEQANSMKNNPFDLTKMWYKKDFPLIPVGEFELNKNPENYFADVEQAAFSPANVVPGISFSPDRMLQGRLFSYGDAQRYRLGVNHHQIPVNSPQGVKNYHSFHRDGKMRVDGNRGSQLNYEPNSYGNWKDQPQYALPVEKTGSIDILRYDFREDDNDYYTQPGELFRAMTPDQQQVLFENTARNMGDSTLQIKHRHIYNCYQADPKYGEGVAKALGIDISTVDLNLPERTSRQANYEANNKHPELNQPTEKKDSGREIDTNGDPYIEPENDPWLL